A section of the Lathamus discolor isolate bLatDis1 chromosome 6, bLatDis1.hap1, whole genome shotgun sequence genome encodes:
- the LOC136017517 gene encoding ubiquitin carboxyl-terminal hydrolase 42-like has product MVPASKMYTIHRSSNVLIMSLKRFADFSGGKISKHVNYPEYLDLRAYMSQSTGEPLIYSLYAVLVHSGFSCNAGHYICFIKAGNGFWYRMNDAIVERSDIKTVLNQQAYLLFYIRRYDLTLGECGLSLPAPSYARSFLGQRGPKSKQAGFTGPRLPPHMVKKSSCLNGNGPLKGDTNPVGMTINKPSSAPPTACIRNVEMTRPSSTDPSKAQKITISIPNKLPELQTVSQPGCVTSALENEDLSKAVPSSTITDSLRAESSSNASTVAVAANISKQEVPDEMFVEPAVNVSPTVGSDALVPSSAESSGKSVESNGVLKRNCSISSYGIVMGKVVGTLQNSHSFCESAEEERSHHELPQNDSLNGAISLDIGFKQKGQKLDDFACQVQPAKPSEIFFAKTNGLLLRIPVAESPIPQEIILESLACNHLNRLSEKTRMHASQYRPSHNERNSPNNGKSWGKYSDYRSRSRERTEQDRNKYYRSKGEKTWSPETYCQDEAQRWEKCRYYEDYDSARRTGNGRERKYTHSDKDFDKWSQFSKSERDDPCKSRWADNTHCREEGAHHLSSHRGNLRHCSVPPQQSEKHSWEGHAPPPASARAQFDNAFWENKKLRLGKRKYSDTEGGESEVERKRRKIDDKYQETDYRYKAH; this is encoded by the exons ATGGTACCTGCCTCCAAGATGTACACAATACATCGTTCCTCCAATGTTCTTATCATGTCGCTGAAAAGATTTGCAGATTTTAGTGGTGGCAAGATCAGCAAG caCGTAAACTACCCTGAATATTTGGATCTCCGAGCATATATGTCCCAGTCAACGGGAGAACCACTCATCTATTCTTTATATGCAGTTCTTGTTcattctggtttcagctgtaatgcAGGACACTATATCTGCTTCATAAAG gcCGGCAATGGATTTTGGTATCGAATGAATGATGCCATAGTGGAGCGTTCTGATATCAAAACAGTTCTCAATCAGCAAgcttatttacttttttatatcAG GCGCTATGATTTGACACTTGGAGAATGTGGGCTTTCCTTACCAGCACCGTCTTATGCCCGTTCATTCCTTGGTCAGCGGGGGCCTAAGAGTAAGCAGGCTGGATTTACGGGACCACGACTTCCTCCTCATATGGTTAAG AAATCAAGTTGTTTAAATGGAAATGGACCCCTAAAAGGAGATACAAATCCTGTTGGTATGACCATAAACAAGCCATCTTCAGCTCCACCAACTGCTTGCATTCGAAACGTGGAAATGACCAGGCCTTCATCTACGGATCCATCGAAAGCCCAGAAGATCACTATCAGTATTCCTAACAAATTGCCTGAGCTTCAGACTGTGTCACAACCTGGCTGTGTTACCAGTGCTTTGGAGAATGAGGATCTCAGCAAGGCCGTTCCTTCCTCCACAATTACAGATTCTCTCAGAGCAGAGTCTTCCTCAAATGCATCTACAGTGGCAGTTGCTGCTAACATTTCCAAACAGGAAGTTCCTGATGAAATGTTTGTAGAGCCAGCAGTGAATGTAAGTCCTACAGTCGGCTCCGATGCTCTAGTCCCTTCCAGTGCAGAGTCTTCAGGAAAGTCTGTGGAGTCGAATGGCGTGTTGAAAAGGAATTGCAGCATATCTTCATATGGAATTGTAATGGGGAAGGTGGTTGGCACATTGCAGAATTCCCATTCTTTCTGTGAGAGTGCTGAAGAAGAGAGATCCCATCATGAGCTGCCACAAAATGATTCACTAAATGGTGCTATTAGTTTAGATATTGGATTTAAACAAAAGGGACAGAAACTTGATGATTTTGCTTGCCAAGTCCAACCTGCTAAACCTTCTGagattttctttgctaaaacAAATGGATTGCTTTTACGA ATACCTGTAGCTGAGTCACCGATTCCTCAAGAAATAATCTTAGAATCCCTGGCCTGCAACCACCTGAACAGGTTGTCAGAGAAAACAAG GATGCATGCGAGCCAATACAGGCCTTCGcataatgaaagaaacagtcCAAATAATGGCAAAAGCTGGGGAAAATACTCTGATTATAGATCCCgaagcagagaaagaacagaacaagACAGGAATAAGTATTATCGTtccaaaggagagaaaacctGGAGCCCGGAAACATACTGTCAAGATGAAGCACAGAGATGGGAAAAATGCAGATATTACGAGGATTATGACTCTGCTCGTAGAACAGGAAATGGTAGAGAGAGGAAGTACACTCATTCTGACAAAGACTTTGACAAATGGAGTCAATTCTCGAAATCAGAGCGGGATGAtccctgcaagagcagatggGCTGACAACACtcactgcagagaggaaggagcGCATCACTTGAGCAGCCACAGAGGGAACCTCCGTCATTGTTCAGTACCTCCGCAGCAGTCTGAAAAACACTCTTGGGAAGGGCACGCACCTCCACCTGCCTCAGCTCGTGCACAATTTGACAACGCTTTCTgggaaaataagaaactgaGGCTTGGCAAGAGGAAATACAGTGACACAGAAGGAGGCGAAAGCGAAGTGGAAAGGAAACGCCGCAAGATAGATGATAAATATCAAGAGACGGATTACAG atacAAAGCTCACTGA